ACGCGTCGCCGCGCGGATGGCATCGAGGGAACCGAAGTACTGGGCAAGGGCGCGGGCTGCGACGGGGCCGACGTGGCGGATGTTCAGCGCCACGAGGAATCGCCAGAGGTCCTTCGTCTTCGCCTTCCCGAGTTCCTCGATGAGGGTCACCGCCTGTGCCGACGGCTGCGGCCCGGTCAGACGGTCTTTCTTCTCGGCGGGGCTCGGGTTGCGTCGGAAGGGTGCGCGCCGGATCACCTCACCGGTGGCCTCGTCCCTCCGGGCCTCGCCGGTCTCGGAATCGCGCACGATCACTTCGATGGGGACGAGCTGATCGAGGGTCAGGTCGAACAGACCGGCCTCCGTCTCGAGCGCCGGATCCTGGGGCGCAAGCGGCTGTGTCAGTGCCGCCGCCGTCACCTCGCCGAGGGCTTCGATATCGAGTGCGCCCCGTGACCCGATGTGCTCGACACGGCCGCGGACCTGCGCCGGGCACCCGCGCGTGTTCGGGCAGCGGAGGTCGATGTCTCCCTCTTTGGCGGGGGCGAGCGTCGATCCGCACTCAGGACATGTCGTCGGCATCACGAAAGCACGCTCGCTGCCGTCGCGAAGCTCGGCGACGGGACCGAGAACCTCGGGGATGACGTCGCCGGCCTTCCGCAGGACGATCATGTCGCCGATGAGCACGCCCTTGGCCTTCACGACGTCCTGGTTGTGAAGGGTCGCCTGCCGCACGACGCTGCCCGCCACCAGGGCCGGTGCCATCTGCGCGTAGGGAGTCGCGCGACCCGTGCGACCCACCGAGACGATGATGTCGAGCAGCCGCGTCTGGACTTCTTCGGGCGGGTACTTGTACGCGATCGCCCACCGCGGTGCTCGGCTCGTCATGCCGAGCTCATCGTGCAGCGACAGCTCGTCGACCTTCACGACGATGCCGTCGAGCTCGTGTGCGACCGAGTGCCGTTTCTCGCCGTACTCGGCGACGAAAGCAAGGACCCCGTCGACGTCGTCGAAGGTCCGCGGGTACGGGCTGACCGGGAGCCCCCACTCGGCCAGGAGACCGTAGACCTCGCTCTGCGCCGCGACGGGAGGGTCGGGCCAGGCGCCGATGCCGTGCACGTACATCCGGAGCGACGCGAGTCGCGCCTCGCCGGCTTCGAGCTCGAGTCCCGACTTCTTGTCGAGCTGCTGACGCAAGCCCCCGCTGGCGGCGTTGCGCGGATTGGCGAACGCAGGAAAACGTCGGGCAGCGCTCTTCTGCGCCTTCTCCTCGTCGTAGCGAGGGCGCGCGGCGGCATCCGCGATGACGCGCTCCCGGAGTCGGGCCTGCAGTGCGTTGAGTTCTTCGAAAGCCGCAACGGGGATGAACACCTCGCCACGCACCTCGACGATCGCCGGATGCCCGTCGCCGGACAGTCGCTCCGGGATGCCTGCGACGCGAACCGCGTTCACCGTGACGTCCTCGCCGATACGCCCGTCGCCGCGCGTCGCCGCGGAGGTCAGGACGCCGTTCTCGTAACGGAGGGAGATGGCGAGCCCGTCGATCTTGAGCTCCGTGAGCCACTGGACCGGCCTACCGGCCGATGCCTCGGCCTTCGTGCACCACTCGCGGAGCTCGTCGGGTGAGAAGACGTTGTCGAGGCTCAGCATCCGCTCGGCGTGCTCAACGGGAGCGAACATCGACGATTCCGCAGCACCGACGGTCTGGGTCGGCGAGTCCTGGCCCTGGAGCTCGGGGTGCGCCCGTTCGATCGCCTCGAGCTGATGCATCCACGCGTCGTAGGTGGCGTCGTCGACGAGTCCGACATCGCCGCCGTAGTACGCCTCCCGCGCACCGAGGATCTTCTCGGTGAGGCGCTCGGCCTCTGCGCGTGCCTCGTCGAGGGTCAGTGCGGGGAGTTCTGCGTCAGCCACATCGACAGTGTAGGGAGAGCCGGCGACACCGCCGCGACGGTGTCGTCCTCGGGCACGATGCGGTAAGCGAACGAGCCCGAGTAGCGGAACACCTCGCCGAGGAGCAGCATCCGGAGGCGGACGTCGACGCGCTGTCGACCGGCCTCGGCGGGGTCCTCGCTCTCGCGGACCTCCACTGCGGCGACGCGCGGAAGCGGCACACGGATGCCGCGCACTCGCCAGGCGAGCCCCCGGGAGCGGAGCACCATGCCGCCGTCCTCCACGCGGGGCGTGAGACGCACCTCCAGCCCGCCGCGGCGGCCGAGGCGTTCGACGATCTCGTCGCCCGCGGTGTGCATCGTGTCGCGCATGACCCGGACTCGTCCGGGGAAGCCGAACCATCGGGATCCGGCGAGCCGCCCCGTGAGCGGTCGGTTCTCGATGACGAAAGGGATGTCCCGCCCGATCTCGGGAAAGAGCACCTCATGGCGCGCGGACCAGCGCAGGAGCGACGCGGCCCGACGCCGGTAGCGCGAGCCGACGATGTCGTAGACGCCCTCACCGACACCGACATGGCCCGCGGGGATCTCCCCGAAGTAGCGCTGGAGCGCCGGAGACAGCTCCGCGAACGTCGAGCCGAGGGCGCGTTGGTAGACGGATGCCGGGGCTCCCGCGTCGTCGGTGGTCACGATCGGAATCTACCCCGGGTCGTGACCACCGCCCGCTCCTTGTACCGTCGGAGAATGAGCGCCTCCCCACCCCGTGCCGTCGTCGCCGGAGCCGGCGGATTCATCGGCGAGGCCCTGGTGGCGTCGCTGGCCGACGACGGCTACGACGTCGCCTCGATCGGACGCTCGTCGCGCGTGCGGTGGGACGATCCGGACGCCGTCGCCGCGGCCGTCGACGGCGCGGATCTCCTCATCAATCTCGCCGGAAAGTCCGTGGACTGCCGGTACACCGACGCCAATCGTGATGCGATCCTGAACTCCCGCGTCGACACGACGCGCGCTCTGCACGAGGCAGTGGCCGCGGCATCCGTGCCGCCTCGGTTGTGGATGAACGCATCGACAGCGACGATCTACCGCCACGCGATGGACCGCCCGAACAGCGAGTCGATCGGCGAACTCGGCACGGGCTTCTCGGTCGACGTCGCGAAAGCCTGGGAGCGCACGTTCTTCGCGGGCGACCTCCCCGGTACGCGCCGCGTCGCCCTCCGTCTCGCCATCGTCGTCGGCGACGGTCCCGCCACCCGAATGCTCCTGGCCCTCGCCCGCACCGGGCTCGGCGGGCCCCAGCACGATGGGTGGGTGCCGCCGCACCGTCGCTATCGCGGCATCGGCGAGGACCCGACGGGCGACCGCCCGCCGTGGCATCGCACGCGGGGTCGTCAGCGGTTCAGCTGGGTGCACATCGACGACGTCGTGGACGCCGTCCGCTTCATCGATCGCCGAGACGACATCGCCGGCGTGGTCAACGTCGCGGTGCCCGAGGCATCCGACAACCGGACGCTCATGCGCGATCTGCGCGACGTCGTCGGGATGCCGGTGGGCATGCCGTCACTGCGATGGATGCTCGAGCTCGCGATGTGGGTGCTGCGGACCGAACCGGAACTCATTCTCAAGAGCCGGTGGGTCGTCCCCGAGCGCCTGCTCGCCGCGGGGTTCCGGTTCACGCGGACCGACCTGCGCGAGGCACTCGCCAGCGTCGAGCGGGGACGGAAGATCAGGCGTCGACGGGAACGGCAGACACCGTCCGAGCGATCGTGAACTGCCCGATGACGCGCGTCCCGTCGTAGAGGACGGCCGTCTGCCCCGGGGCGACGCCGTCGAACGGATCTTCCGGGACGACCGTCACCGACCCGCCCTCGACCGTCGCCCGCGCGGGGACCGGATCGGCGTGGGCACGGATCTGCACGTGACAGTCGAAGGTGCCGTCAGCCGGCGCCCGGCCGGCCCAGCTGTGGCGTTCGCCCGAGATCTCGGCGGTCGCAAGCGCTTCCTTCGGCCCCACGACGACGGTGTTCGACACGGGTCGCACTTCGAGGACGAACCGCGGCTTGCCGTCGGGGGCGGGAACGCCGAGCTGCAACCCGCGCCGCTGGCCGACGGTGAACGCGTGGGCGCCCTCGTGGCGGCCGACGACGGCGCCATCCCGGTCGAGCACGTCGCCCTGCTCGGCACCGACCTTCTCCGCCAACCACCCACGGGTATCGCCGTCGGGGATGAAGCAGATGTCGTGACTGTCGGGCTTCTGCGCGACCGTGAGGCCGCGCTCAGCCGCCTCCGCGCGCACCACGGCCTTCGATGGCGTCGTACCGAGCGGGAAGTAGGTGTGCGCGAGTTGCTCCTCGGTCAGCACTCCGAGCACGTAGGACTGGTCCTTCGCCTCGTCCGAGGCGCGGTGGAGCTCACGCCCCTCTGGTCCGTCGATGAGGGTCGCGTAATGCCCCGTGCAGACGGCGTCGAAACCGAGCTCGAGGGCGCGCTCGAGGAGGGCAGCGAACTTGATCTTCTCGTTGCAGCGCATGCAGGGGTTGGGCGTCCGCCCCGCGCGGTACTCGCTGATGAAGTCGTCGATGACATCGTCCCGGAAGCGTTCCGAGAAGTCCCAGACGTAGAAGGGGATGCCGAGGAGGTCCGCCGCGCGTCGCGCGTCGAGGGCGTCCTCAATGGTGCAGCATCCACGGCTGCCGGTGCGGAGGGTGCCCCCGGCACGGGAGAGGGCGAGGTGCACGCCGACGACGTCGTGTCCGGCGTCCACGGCCCGGGCCGCGGCGACCGCCGAATCGACCCCACCGCTCATCGCCGCTAGTACACGCATCGTTCCAGTCTACGAGCGTGCAGCCGCACGAGCGCTGGATGCCGCGGCTCGGCGATGCGCCTCGGGAAGAGCCGCGAGGAAGGCATCCACATCGTCGGTGGTGCTCGAGCGCCCGAGGGTGATCCGGAGGACGGAGCGCGCCTCGCGGTCGCCGTACCCGAGGGCCAGCACCACATGGCTCGGCTCGGCGATCCCTGCCTGGCACGCCGACCCCGTCGAGACCTGGACTCCCGAGTGATCCAGGAGGAACAGCAACGTCTCCCCCAGCGCGTCCGGGAACAGGACGTGCACGTGTCCGGGCAGGCGACGATGAGGCGAGCCCAGCAGTGACGCCTGGGGCACGATCCGATGGATGCCGCTGGTGAGGCGATCGGCCAGAACCCGAAGCCGGTCCGCCTCGGCGTCGCGTTCCGCCGCGGTCAGCTCGAGCGCGACGGCCAGGGCTGCCGCACCGGCGACGTCGGGTGTTCCCGAGCGGAGCCCCCGCTGCTGGCCGCCACCGTGGAGCACAGCGCCCATCCGGGCGTATCGGGAGACGACGAGCGCTCCGGTGCCGACGGGCGCGCCCACCTTGTGCCCGGACACACTGAGGGCGACCAGGCCGCCAGGGGCGTTCCCCGGGCCGCGGAGAGCCGCAAAATGCAGCGCCGCATGACCGATCGCGCCGACCGCATCGAGATGAAGGGGAACCTCCGCATCCGCCGCAGCAGCCGAGAGGGCTGCGACGTCGGACACCGTCCCGACCTCGTTGTTGGCCGCAAGCGCCGTCGCGAGCGCCGCACCGGGCAGCGCCGCCGCGAACCCCTCCGCGTCGATCGCACCGTCGGAACCGAGCGGCACACCGCGCACCTCTGCGCTCTGCGCAGCGACGAGCCACTCGACCGTGTCGAGGGTCGCGTGATGCTCGCCGTCCGGCAGCACGATCGCCGAGCGGGCGGGGTCCCGCGCCCACCATGGTCCCTTGATCCCGAGATTGACCGACTCGGTCCCGCCCGACGTGAACACGACCTCGATGGGGTCGCAGCCGAGCACGGCCCCGACGCGTTCGCGAGCGTCCTCCACGACGCGGCGCGCGGCCTGCCCCGCGCCGTGCACAGAAGAGGCATTGCCCGTCAGCTCGGCCGCGGCGAGCCATGCGTCCCGCGCTTCGGGCCGGAGCGGGGTGGATGCCGCATGGTCCAGATAGACCGCCATCGCCCTCCGCCTGACACTGTCGCCCGTCACCTGCTCACTACTGTAGAACGCATGATCTCCGCCTCGGCCGACCCGACGACCGCGGCGTCCGACTCCCCTGCCCCGGGGCTCCTCTCGGACGCCTACGACCGACTCGGCGTGCAGCTGCACGACGGGGTCGGAACGCTCCGCATCTGGTCGGGCGACGCCACCGGCGTCGAGCTCGTCGTGTTCGACGCCGACGATGCCGACTGGATCGTCGACATCCTCCCTCTCCTGTCCGTCGGCGACGGCGTCTGGGAGGTGACGACGCCGCAGCTGCGTCCGGGGGCGCGCTACAGCGTGCGCGTCGACGGGCCGCACGGGCCGGGCATGACCTTCAATCCCGCGACCCTCCTCATCGACCCCTACGCGCGGGGGCTCGCGAGCCCCGGCATCCACTCCTGGCGTTCCGTCGTCGTCGACGAAGGCTTCGACTGGGGCGGTGTCCGAAAGCCCGCCACGCCGCTCGATCGGACGGTGATCTACGAGGCGCACGTCAAGGGCCTCACGAAGCGGCATCCGGGCGTTCCGGCGGCTCTCCACGGGACGTACGCAGCGCTGGCGCACCCCGCCATGATCGAGCACTACCGGAGCCTCGGCGTCACCGCCGTCGAACTGCTCCCGATCCACGCGTTCGCCAGCGAACCGCGCCTTCTGCAACTGGGTCTCACCAACTATTGGGGATACAACTCCGTCGGCTTCTTCGCGCCGCACGCCGCCTATGCGACGGCCGCAGCCCAGGCCGAGGGGCCGAGCGCCGTGCTCCGGGAGCTGAAGGGCATGGTGAAGCTCCTGCACGAGGCCGGCATCGAGGTGATCCTCGACGTCGTCTACAACCACACGTCCGAGCAGGGTCTCGGCGAGCCGCGCTCCAGCTTCCGCGGCATCGACAACCGTGGCTACTACCGCCAGACCGACGACGGCACCTACGTCGACGTGACCGGCTGCGGCAATTCGGTGAACACATCGACGGATGCCGCTGCCCGCCTCGTCCTGGACTCGCTCCGATACTGGGCGAACGAGGTGCAGGTCGACGGGTTCCGATTCGACCTCGCGCCCACGCTCGGGCGGGATGCGGCGCACTCCTTCGCCGCGGATCACCCTCTGCTGCGTGCGATCGTCGACGACCCGGCACTCGCTGACGTCAAGATGATCGCGGAGCCGTGGGACGTCGGCATGGGTGGCTGGCAGACGGGCGCCTTCGGCGAGGGGTGGAGCGAGTGGAACGACCGCTACCGCGACCGCGTCCGGAACTTCTGGTTGAGCGACATCGACTACTCGCGACGCGCCGACGTGACTCCCGTCGGCATCGGCGGATTCGCGACCCGTCTGGCGGGGTCCGCGAACACGTTCAGCGCCGACCGCGGACCGCTGGCGAGCGTCAACTTCGTCACGGCCCACGACGGCTTCACGCTCCACGATCTGGTCTCCTACGACGTCAAGCGCAACGAGGCGAACGGTGAGCACGGGCGGGACGGCGCGGACACCAACCGCTCGTTCAACCACGGTTTCGAGGGCCCGACCGACGACGAGTGCATCCTGGCGACGCGGCGACGCGCGATGCGAAACCTCCTGGGCACGCTCCTGCTGTCCGCCGGAGTGCCGATGGTGACCGCAGGGGACGAGATCGGCCGGACCCAGCACGGCAACAACAACGCCTACTGCCACGACTCCGCCCTCACCTGGTACGACTGGACGCTCGAGCCGTGGCAGGAGGACCTGCGCGCGCACGTGGCGGCGCTGACCCGCATCCGACGGGAGAACCCCGCTCTTCGACCCGTCCGGTTCGCCCACGCCGAGAAGGTCGTTCCCAGTGCGTCCGTGATCGACTGGTACGACGAGACCGGTGAGACCATGTCGATCGACCAGTGGACGGACCCGTCCCATCGCACGCTGCAATACGACGCGCAGTCGACCCCGGAGCACGAAGCTCCCAACAGGACCCTGCTCGTCGTCCACGGCCGGGAGCAGGGCACGGACATCACCCTCCCCGCGCTTCAGGGCGTCCGGCGCTTCGTCACGCTGTGGTCGAGCGCCGACGAGCGGCCGTGCACGGATGCGACCGTGCGTCTGCCCGGTGAGACGTTCCACGCGGCGGGCACGTCAATGTACCTGTTCCGGGCCGAGTGATCCAGGCCCGTTTCCGGGTTCGCCCGGCAACGGTAGGTTCGGAACGTGGCCTCACAGATCTCCCCCGCTTCCGTCCGCAGCTCCGCAGAGATCCCCCTCCGCCCGGCGAAGGCGACACGAAGGGATGCCGGCATCCGCAATGGCCGCATCCCGATCGCCTCTCATCGCCCCAGTGTCCCCGGCGGCCGGTTCGCGCCGACGGCTTTCGTCGGCGAAGCAGTGCCGTTCACGGTCGCCGCCTTCCGCGAAGGGCACGACAGCATCGGCGTGCACGTCCGGCTTACTTCTCCTTCCGGAACCGCGACCCTTCACCGGCTCCACCCGCTCGACGACGGGTTCGACACCTGGCAGGTGCAGGTCGCACCGCTGGAGCAGGGCACGTGGAAGTTCCGCTTCGAGACCTTCGGCGACGACTACGCGACGTGGCGTCACGCCGCCGATGTGAAGATCGCCGCGGGAGTCGACCCCATCCTGATGCGCGAAACGGGTGCACGCCTGTTCGATCGCGCTGCGGCCGAGAAGACCCGGCCCTCCGACGAACGGACCGCTCTGATGGCGGCCGCCCGGGCGCTCCGCGACGACACCGTGGACGACGCGGCGGCGCTCATCGTCGTCCGTGATCCGGGTATCGCGCGCTTCTTCGCCGACCGTCCCGCGATCTCACTGCACACCGTCCACGAAGACAACGTCCTCGTGGTCGAACGGGAGCGGGCCGGAGTGGGCGCCTGGTACGAGTTCTTCCCGCGTTCCGAAGGAGCGGTACGGATGCCGGACGGGAGCGTCCGCAGCGGGACGTTCCGCACGGCGGCTGAACGCCTTCCTGCCGTCGCCGGCATGGGGTTCGACGTGCTGTATCTGCCCCCGATCCACCCGATCGGCGAAGTCAACCGCAAGGGACCGAACAACACCCTCGACGCCGCGCCCGGCGACCCCGGCTCACCGTGGGCGATCGGCTCCGCGGCGGGCGGACACGACGCCGTCCATCCGGACCTCGGCACGCTCGACGACTTCCGGTTCTTCGTCGCGGCGGCACAGGCTCAGGGTCTCGAGGTCGCGCTCGATCTCGCCCTGCAGGCCGCGCCCGATCACCCGTGGGTGACCGAGCACCCGGAGTGGTTCACGACGCTCCCGGACGGCTCGATCGCCTTCGCGGAGAACCCGCCGAAGAAGTATCAGGACATCTATCCCGTCAACTTCGACAACGACCCGGACGGCATCCGTGCGGAGGTCCTCCGGGTGGTCCGTCACTGGATCCGTCAGGGCGTCACCATCTTCCGGGTCGACAACCCGCACACGAAGCCCCTCCAGTTCTGGGAGTGGCTCATCCGGACGGTGAATGCCGAACATCCCGATGTCGTCTTCCTGGCGGAGGCGTTCACGCGTCCGATGCCGATGCGGGCACTCGCACAGAGCGGCTTCCAGCAGAGCTACTCCTACTTCACGTGGCGGAACACGAAAGAGGAACTCGAGGAGTTCTTTGCCTCCATCTCGGACGAGACCGCCGACTTCATGCGGCCGAACCTGTTCGTGAACACGCCGGACATCCTCACGGAGTACCTGCAGTTTGGCGGTCGCTCGGCGTACCGCATCCGTGCCGCGTTGGCGGCGACCGCGGGCGGTAGCTACGGCGTCTACGCAGGCTACGAGTTGTACGAGAACGTGGCCCGACCGGGCTCCGAGGAGAACATCGACAACGAGAAGTACGAGTACAAGATCCGCGACTGGGCGGCAGCCGAGGCCGCCGGCGACTCGCTCGCACCGTTCTTGCGACGCCTCAACGAGATCCGTCGCGCGCATCCCGCCCTCCGTCAGCTGCGCGGTCTCCACCTCCAGGGCACCGACGACGATGCGATCCTCGCCTACGTCAAGCACCTGCCCGGAGCCCTCACGCCCACCGGCGAATCCGACACGATCATCGTGGTCGTCAACGTCGACCCGCACTCGGCCCGTGAGACGACGGTGCACGTCGACTCCGAGCTCTGGGGTCTCCCCCGCGGGCACGACTACGACGTCGAGGATCTCCTCACCGGCGCTCGCTGGACCTGGAATGAACACAACTACGTCCGACTCGACGCGTTCGCCGAACCCGTCCACATCCTCCACGTGAAGGCACGCTCATGACCCGTCCTGACGAATCGATCCTGGATGCCGTCGGTGCCGGTGCGTACCACGCGCCGCACGACGTGCTCGGCCCCCACCGCGACGGAGACGACTGGGTCATCCGTGCCCGGCGTCCCTTCGCCCAGACGGTGACCGCCGTTCTTTCCGACGGCACGCGCGTGGAACTCGCGCACCTCCGTGCGGGCGTGTGGGAGGGCGTTGCCGAGGCGCAGCCGACCGCATACGACATCGTCGCGACCTACGAGGGCGCGCCCGAGTATCGGATCGACGACCCGTACCGTCACCTCCCCACCCTCGGCGAGGTCGACCTGCACCTCATCCGTGAGGGGCGACACGAAGAACTCTGGAACGTCCTCGGTGCCCATGTCCGTCGCTACGACGCGCTGACCGGGGTCTCCTTCGCGGTCTGGGCGCCCAATGCCCGCGCGGTTCGCGTCGTCGGTGACCTGAACGGCTGGGACGGCGCCCAGCACGCGATG
This DNA window, taken from Microbacterium sp. MM2322, encodes the following:
- a CDS encoding DUF4166 domain-containing protein codes for the protein MTTDDAGAPASVYQRALGSTFAELSPALQRYFGEIPAGHVGVGEGVYDIVGSRYRRRAASLLRWSARHEVLFPEIGRDIPFVIENRPLTGRLAGSRWFGFPGRVRVMRDTMHTAGDEIVERLGRRGGLEVRLTPRVEDGGMVLRSRGLAWRVRGIRVPLPRVAAVEVRESEDPAEAGRQRVDVRLRMLLLGEVFRYSGSFAYRIVPEDDTVAAVSPALPTLSMWLTQNSPH
- the ligA gene encoding NAD-dependent DNA ligase LigA, encoding MADAELPALTLDEARAEAERLTEKILGAREAYYGGDVGLVDDATYDAWMHQLEAIERAHPELQGQDSPTQTVGAAESSMFAPVEHAERMLSLDNVFSPDELREWCTKAEASAGRPVQWLTELKIDGLAISLRYENGVLTSAATRGDGRIGEDVTVNAVRVAGIPERLSGDGHPAIVEVRGEVFIPVAAFEELNALQARLRERVIADAAARPRYDEEKAQKSAARRFPAFANPRNAASGGLRQQLDKKSGLELEAGEARLASLRMYVHGIGAWPDPPVAAQSEVYGLLAEWGLPVSPYPRTFDDVDGVLAFVAEYGEKRHSVAHELDGIVVKVDELSLHDELGMTSRAPRWAIAYKYPPEEVQTRLLDIIVSVGRTGRATPYAQMAPALVAGSVVRQATLHNQDVVKAKGVLIGDMIVLRKAGDVIPEVLGPVAELRDGSERAFVMPTTCPECGSTLAPAKEGDIDLRCPNTRGCPAQVRGRVEHIGSRGALDIEALGEVTAAALTQPLAPQDPALETEAGLFDLTLDQLVPIEVIVRDSETGEARRDEATGEVIRRAPFRRNPSPAEKKDRLTGPQPSAQAVTLIEELGKAKTKDLWRFLVALNIRHVGPVAARALAQYFGSLDAIRAATRDELAAVDGVGGIIADALQDWFALDWHVDIVERWVAAGARLSIPGHPGPGAAAAAGGVLEGVTVVATGSLEGYTREGAQEAIMQAGGKAASSVSKKTDFVAAGPGAGSKLAKAEALGLRIIDAAQFHLLVTEGPGALGDPPAAE
- a CDS encoding maltotransferase domain-containing protein, with product MASQISPASVRSSAEIPLRPAKATRRDAGIRNGRIPIASHRPSVPGGRFAPTAFVGEAVPFTVAAFREGHDSIGVHVRLTSPSGTATLHRLHPLDDGFDTWQVQVAPLEQGTWKFRFETFGDDYATWRHAADVKIAAGVDPILMRETGARLFDRAAAEKTRPSDERTALMAAARALRDDTVDDAAALIVVRDPGIARFFADRPAISLHTVHEDNVLVVERERAGVGAWYEFFPRSEGAVRMPDGSVRSGTFRTAAERLPAVAGMGFDVLYLPPIHPIGEVNRKGPNNTLDAAPGDPGSPWAIGSAAGGHDAVHPDLGTLDDFRFFVAAAQAQGLEVALDLALQAAPDHPWVTEHPEWFTTLPDGSIAFAENPPKKYQDIYPVNFDNDPDGIRAEVLRVVRHWIRQGVTIFRVDNPHTKPLQFWEWLIRTVNAEHPDVVFLAEAFTRPMPMRALAQSGFQQSYSYFTWRNTKEELEEFFASISDETADFMRPNLFVNTPDILTEYLQFGGRSAYRIRAALAATAGGSYGVYAGYELYENVARPGSEENIDNEKYEYKIRDWAAAEAAGDSLAPFLRRLNEIRRAHPALRQLRGLHLQGTDDDAILAYVKHLPGALTPTGESDTIIVVVNVDPHSARETTVHVDSELWGLPRGHDYDVEDLLTGARWTWNEHNYVRLDAFAEPVHILHVKARS
- the mnmA gene encoding tRNA 2-thiouridine(34) synthase MnmA; its protein translation is MRVLAAMSGGVDSAVAAARAVDAGHDVVGVHLALSRAGGTLRTGSRGCCTIEDALDARRAADLLGIPFYVWDFSERFRDDVIDDFISEYRAGRTPNPCMRCNEKIKFAALLERALELGFDAVCTGHYATLIDGPEGRELHRASDEAKDQSYVLGVLTEEQLAHTYFPLGTTPSKAVVRAEAAERGLTVAQKPDSHDICFIPDGDTRGWLAEKVGAEQGDVLDRDGAVVGRHEGAHAFTVGQRRGLQLGVPAPDGKPRFVLEVRPVSNTVVVGPKEALATAEISGERHSWAGRAPADGTFDCHVQIRAHADPVPARATVEGGSVTVVPEDPFDGVAPGQTAVLYDGTRVIGQFTIARTVSAVPVDA
- the glgX gene encoding glycogen debranching protein GlgX; this encodes MISASADPTTAASDSPAPGLLSDAYDRLGVQLHDGVGTLRIWSGDATGVELVVFDADDADWIVDILPLLSVGDGVWEVTTPQLRPGARYSVRVDGPHGPGMTFNPATLLIDPYARGLASPGIHSWRSVVVDEGFDWGGVRKPATPLDRTVIYEAHVKGLTKRHPGVPAALHGTYAALAHPAMIEHYRSLGVTAVELLPIHAFASEPRLLQLGLTNYWGYNSVGFFAPHAAYATAAAQAEGPSAVLRELKGMVKLLHEAGIEVILDVVYNHTSEQGLGEPRSSFRGIDNRGYYRQTDDGTYVDVTGCGNSVNTSTDAAARLVLDSLRYWANEVQVDGFRFDLAPTLGRDAAHSFAADHPLLRAIVDDPALADVKMIAEPWDVGMGGWQTGAFGEGWSEWNDRYRDRVRNFWLSDIDYSRRADVTPVGIGGFATRLAGSANTFSADRGPLASVNFVTAHDGFTLHDLVSYDVKRNEANGEHGRDGADTNRSFNHGFEGPTDDECILATRRRAMRNLLGTLLLSAGVPMVTAGDEIGRTQHGNNNAYCHDSALTWYDWTLEPWQEDLRAHVAALTRIRRENPALRPVRFAHAEKVVPSASVIDWYDETGETMSIDQWTDPSHRTLQYDAQSTPEHEAPNRTLLVVHGREQGTDITLPALQGVRRFVTLWSSADERPCTDATVRLPGETFHAAGTSMYLFRAE
- a CDS encoding DUF1731 domain-containing protein, producing MSASPPRAVVAGAGGFIGEALVASLADDGYDVASIGRSSRVRWDDPDAVAAAVDGADLLINLAGKSVDCRYTDANRDAILNSRVDTTRALHEAVAAASVPPRLWMNASTATIYRHAMDRPNSESIGELGTGFSVDVAKAWERTFFAGDLPGTRRVALRLAIVVGDGPATRMLLALARTGLGGPQHDGWVPPHRRYRGIGEDPTGDRPPWHRTRGRQRFSWVHIDDVVDAVRFIDRRDDIAGVVNVAVPEASDNRTLMRDLRDVVGMPVGMPSLRWMLELAMWVLRTEPELILKSRWVVPERLLAAGFRFTRTDLREALASVERGRKIRRRRERQTPSERS
- a CDS encoding cysteine desulfurase family protein, with the protein product MAVYLDHAASTPLRPEARDAWLAAAELTGNASSVHGAGQAARRVVEDARERVGAVLGCDPIEVVFTSGGTESVNLGIKGPWWARDPARSAIVLPDGEHHATLDTVEWLVAAQSAEVRGVPLGSDGAIDAEGFAAALPGAALATALAANNEVGTVSDVAALSAAAADAEVPLHLDAVGAIGHAALHFAALRGPGNAPGGLVALSVSGHKVGAPVGTGALVVSRYARMGAVLHGGGQQRGLRSGTPDVAGAAALAVALELTAAERDAEADRLRVLADRLTSGIHRIVPQASLLGSPHRRLPGHVHVLFPDALGETLLFLLDHSGVQVSTGSACQAGIAEPSHVVLALGYGDREARSVLRITLGRSSTTDDVDAFLAALPEAHRRAAASSARAAARS